One part of the Dyadobacter sp. 676 genome encodes these proteins:
- a CDS encoding MbnP family protein: MLGVDSTRNTMPIEKRTGVLDPGGSMMEDGMYWAWNSGYIFLKMEGTSSKGNPVNGKFYYHIGLFGGYSTRTVNNTRIVKLGFGELKADVTTSKAPEVHLFADVQKVFKGPGTSLSIGQYNSVMSQQPEVAAQIADNYAQMFSVDHIH, encoded by the coding sequence ATGCTCGGCGTCGATAGCACGCGCAATACGATGCCAATCGAAAAGCGGACCGGCGTATTGGACCCCGGCGGCTCGATGATGGAGGACGGGATGTACTGGGCCTGGAATTCGGGCTATATTTTCCTGAAAATGGAAGGGACCTCTTCGAAAGGAAATCCGGTCAACGGTAAGTTTTACTACCACATCGGCCTGTTTGGCGGGTACAGCACCCGCACCGTCAACAATACGCGCATAGTGAAACTTGGCTTTGGCGAATTGAAAGCGGATGTGACGACGTCGAAAGCACCGGAGGTGCATTTGTTTGCCGACGTGCAGAAAGTGTTCAAAGGGCCGGGCACCAGCCTGTCTATCGGGCAATATAACAGCGTCATGAGCCAGCAGCCGGAAGTGGCCGCGCAGATTGCCGACAATTACGCGCAGATGTTTTCGG
- a CDS encoding MbnP family protein, with protein MKLSRALPAMLAAVAGMLMLASCESEAQGPVPSTGDKGALTIEFDNIVGDKNLVLGGGASINGAGEDFVVTKFNYFVSNIKLLCADGTSYTVPQDSSYFLIMENKKRIPVRTAQRRPGRHLHRPGIYARRR; from the coding sequence ATGAAACTTTCCAGGGCTTTGCCAGCGATGCTGGCTGCCGTGGCGGGGATGCTCATGCTTGCTTCCTGCGAAAGCGAAGCACAGGGGCCTGTACCTTCCACCGGCGATAAGGGTGCGCTCACCATCGAATTCGACAATATTGTAGGGGATAAAAACCTGGTGCTCGGCGGTGGCGCGAGCATTAACGGCGCGGGCGAGGACTTTGTCGTTACCAAGTTTAATTATTTCGTTTCGAACATCAAGCTGCTGTGCGCGGACGGGACCTCCTATACCGTGCCGCAAGATTCGAGCTATTTCCTGATTATGGAAAATAAAAAAAGAATCCCAGTTCGTACGGCTCAAAGGCGTCCCGGTCGGCACTTACACCGGCCTGGAATTTATGCTCGGCGTCGATAG
- a CDS encoding LytTR family DNA-binding domain-containing protein, giving the protein MTINCLIVDDELLARRLLTEYVGKIPELKLVATCASAMEAQSFLQKQRIDLLFLDIQMPDVTGISLLRSLPNKPVTILTTAFAEYAVQGYELFVLDYLLKPISFERFFQAVSRAVEYINLIKVLPKTAETETPLQTDIFSEYIFVKSDYKIHKIAHSDIDVIEAYGEYILIYSGRQKIMTLGQMGKMEQMLPKPGFVRVHRSFIVNFSKIDAIQGGTIYIGDREVPLSKGYRDAFMQLVGKNRLF; this is encoded by the coding sequence ATGACCATTAACTGTCTGATCGTGGATGACGAGTTGCTCGCCAGGCGGCTGCTGACTGAGTACGTAGGAAAGATACCCGAACTAAAACTGGTCGCTACATGCGCATCTGCCATGGAGGCGCAAAGTTTTTTACAGAAGCAGCGTATCGATTTGCTGTTTCTGGACATTCAGATGCCCGATGTAACCGGCATTTCGCTGCTCCGGTCTCTGCCGAATAAGCCCGTTACCATTCTCACGACGGCCTTTGCGGAATATGCGGTCCAGGGTTATGAACTATTTGTGCTCGATTACCTTTTAAAACCGATTTCATTCGAACGGTTTTTTCAGGCCGTCAGCCGCGCGGTGGAGTATATTAACCTAATCAAAGTATTACCCAAAACTGCGGAAACGGAGACGCCGCTTCAAACTGATATTTTCAGCGAATACATTTTCGTCAAATCCGATTATAAAATCCATAAAATCGCCCATAGCGACATCGATGTGATCGAGGCTTATGGGGAATATATTCTGATTTACAGCGGCAGGCAAAAGATCATGACCTTGGGACAAATGGGCAAAATGGAGCAGATGCTGCCCAAACCCGGCTTCGTGCGCGTCCACCGCTCGTTCATTGTCAATTTTTCAAAAATCGACGCCATTCAGGGCGGTACCATTTACATAGGCGACAGGGAGGTCCCGCTGAGCAAAGGCTACCGCGATGCTTTTATGCAGCTGGTCGGGAAAAACCGGCTGTTTTAA
- a CDS encoding histidine kinase, translating into MREKQYIHMPANPYLFWACYWLIWVLLLSNFQPFGKAVWAASVNVAAQGMVAFATTRFLIPRFLEKRKYVAYSVQVAVLLLVVTILYMKLTEPGALFPTVKREIRYPRAFQFGRMYFLLFVIHMTSTAYKFAADRFNALHRQSELLRKQLETELQVLKNQINPHFLFNTLNNVYTLAYLKDDNAAPMIMKLSELLRYTLYDCQADRVKLEKEVEFLQNIIAMQRLKSDIYQKQIVFKTAGVQPDQLIAPLLLLVFVENGFKYADLDTNHDGYIAISLNVDAAGTLLFECANTKRERINQEGASKGIGLSNVRKRLELIYPGNHELLLSELNDQFVVRLKIFRL; encoded by the coding sequence ATGCGCGAAAAGCAATACATCCACATGCCGGCCAATCCATACCTGTTCTGGGCCTGTTACTGGCTGATCTGGGTACTTTTGCTATCGAATTTTCAGCCGTTCGGGAAGGCCGTCTGGGCGGCGTCCGTCAATGTGGCTGCCCAGGGGATGGTCGCTTTCGCCACGACCCGTTTTTTGATCCCCCGGTTTCTGGAAAAAAGAAAATACGTGGCTTATAGTGTGCAGGTGGCGGTGCTGCTATTGGTGGTTACGATACTTTATATGAAGCTGACAGAGCCGGGGGCGCTGTTCCCGACAGTCAAACGGGAAATCCGGTATCCGAGGGCGTTTCAGTTTGGAAGAATGTATTTTCTGTTGTTTGTGATCCACATGACCAGCACGGCTTACAAGTTTGCCGCAGATCGGTTCAACGCCCTGCACCGGCAATCGGAGCTGCTCAGAAAACAGCTTGAAACGGAGCTGCAAGTGCTGAAAAATCAGATTAACCCACATTTTCTTTTCAATACCCTGAACAACGTTTACACACTCGCTTACCTGAAGGACGATAACGCCGCACCGATGATCATGAAGCTTTCGGAATTGCTCCGGTACACTTTGTATGACTGCCAGGCCGACCGCGTCAAGCTCGAAAAAGAAGTGGAGTTTTTGCAGAATATCATCGCGATGCAGCGGTTGAAATCCGACATCTATCAAAAGCAGATCGTATTCAAAACCGCCGGTGTGCAGCCTGACCAGCTCATCGCGCCGTTGCTGCTTTTGGTATTTGTGGAGAATGGCTTTAAATATGCCGATCTGGATACTAATCACGACGGTTATATCGCTATTTCATTAAACGTGGATGCTGCCGGCACATTGCTGTTTGAGTGTGCGAATACCAAAAGGGAGCGGATAAATCAGGAGGGCGCCAGCAAGGGAATCGGGCTGAGCAATGTGCGAAAGCGACTGGAACTGATTTACCCGGGAAATCATGAATTGCTGCTGTCGGAACTGAATGATCAGTTCGTTGTGCGCTTAAAAATATTTCGTTTATGA
- a CDS encoding PQQ-binding-like beta-propeller repeat protein has product MKSKNAGSPDRPLLHGLLMAGLLLAGCKTSEPDGAGQLDPAYGPGWSAVHADSRNSDYSPMQGPRKVVPAWQRKFEGTINLGPTTGKQGHVYLTTNAGDCHLYAMDPRTGKTIWCSNEVNKFAVASSALVDAQGCLYIADNEAMHAFDATGRLLWETKIKGFPLSAQFTHTGRLIFITHIGIIYVLDRKNGAFMLDPHPLLADLPSDPDFDPRACMRGTADCPCANTLAVDQATGRFFFTYWAPGAAQACIKAMVYSEKNEPSIGALWENTALPGGECFQS; this is encoded by the coding sequence ATGAAATCAAAGAACGCAGGAAGTCCTGACCGGCCGTTGCTTCACGGCCTGCTGATGGCCGGGTTGCTTTTGGCAGGGTGTAAAACCAGCGAGCCGGACGGCGCCGGACAGCTCGATCCTGCCTACGGGCCCGGCTGGTCGGCTGTGCATGCCGACAGCCGGAACTCCGACTACTCGCCGATGCAGGGGCCGCGCAAAGTCGTGCCTGCCTGGCAACGCAAATTCGAAGGAACGATCAATCTCGGGCCTACCACCGGCAAGCAGGGTCATGTTTACCTTACTACCAATGCAGGCGACTGTCACTTGTATGCCATGGACCCTCGGACCGGGAAAACGATCTGGTGCAGTAATGAGGTGAACAAATTCGCCGTCGCGTCGTCGGCGCTCGTCGATGCGCAGGGATGTCTTTACATCGCCGATAATGAAGCCATGCACGCATTCGACGCTACCGGCCGGCTGCTTTGGGAAACGAAGATCAAGGGCTTTCCGCTGTCGGCGCAATTCACGCATACCGGGCGGCTGATTTTCATCACCCATATTGGTATCATTTACGTGCTCGACCGAAAGAACGGGGCATTCATGCTCGACCCGCACCCGCTTTTAGCCGACTTGCCGTCCGACCCGGATTTTGATCCCCGGGCGTGCATGCGCGGCACAGCCGATTGTCCCTGCGCAAACACGCTCGCTGTCGACCAGGCCACCGGCCGTTTCTTTTTCACCTACTGGGCGCCGGGCGCGGCGCAAGCCTGCATAAAGGCCATGGTTTATTCCGAAAAGAATGAGCCTTCGATCGGAGCGCTATGGGAGAATACGGCACTGCCCGGGGGGGAGTGCTTCCAGTCCTGA
- a CDS encoding PQQ-binding-like beta-propeller repeat protein, producing MSLRSERYGRIRHCPGGSASSPDISADGSRIYVNDNEGSLHAIDAATGRNIWKFFIGYGPGGSQSTSPEGLIMPAGGGGAPLMCIRDAGQEARLMWKNDSLNHLGLPMQTSGHLAFATVAGSPTKAYKDLVVVDNRTGNVLDRVHFPGKTLFTVGTTIGAEGNVYVPGFDGTLFAFRPAE from the coding sequence ATGAGCCTTCGATCGGAGCGCTATGGGAGAATACGGCACTGCCCGGGGGGGAGTGCTTCCAGTCCTGATATTTCGGCAGACGGCTCCCGCATTTACGTCAACGACAACGAGGGCAGTTTGCACGCGATCGACGCCGCGACCGGCAGGAACATCTGGAAATTCTTCATCGGGTACGGGCCGGGCGGCAGCCAGTCGACCTCTCCGGAGGGCCTCATTATGCCGGCCGGTGGCGGCGGCGCGCCATTGATGTGCATTCGGGACGCAGGCCAGGAAGCCCGCCTGATGTGGAAAAACGATAGCCTGAACCATCTGGGACTACCCATGCAGACAAGCGGCCATCTCGCTTTTGCTACCGTGGCCGGCTCGCCCACCAAAGCGTACAAAGACCTCGTGGTAGTGGATAACCGTACCGGCAATGTCCTCGACCGCGTTCATTTCCCCGGCAAAACGCTCTTTACCGTCGGTACGACGATCGGTGCCGAGGGAAATGTGTATGTACCGGGCTTTGACGGGACGCTATTCGCATTCAGGCCAGCCGAATAA